From a single Eremothecium sinecaudum strain ATCC 58844 chromosome III, complete sequence genomic region:
- a CDS encoding uncharacterized protein (Syntenic homolog of Ashbya gossypii AFR676C; Syntenic homolog of Saccharomyces cerevisiae YCR043C) encodes MLPERLDPALIREHMYEEANNFQLALKSSSAPRTSAFNPIIDSGLARFNCVVGNCKNIDQITTKEIIRTHLYDHFNLYFAIWLIMLFLWVTYLTKSSYRGYPFPWQGKRVNKNDDDLDAVYHHVTV; translated from the coding sequence ATGCTCCCTGAAAGATTAGATCCTGCTTTAATTCGTGAACACATGTATGAAGAGGCAAATAATTTTCAGCTTGCACTAAAATCTTCAAGTGCTCCAAGGACTTCAGCCTTCAATCCTATAATAGATTCTGGTCTGGCGCGCTTTAACTGCGTAGTTGGCAACTGTAAAAATATCGATCAAATAACGACAAAGGAGATCATCCGCACACACTTATATGATCATTTTAACTTATATTTTGCGATATGGTTGATTATGCTGTTCCTTTGGGTCACATACTTAACAAAAAGTTCATACAGAGGGTACCCATTTCCATGGCAGGGCAAGAGAGTGAACAAAAACGATGATGACCTTGATGCCGTTTACCACCACGTTACAGTGTAA
- the BOR1 gene encoding Bor1p (Syntenic homolog of Ashbya gossypii AFR677C; Syntenic homolog of Saccharomyces cerevisiae YNL275W (BOR1)), with translation MMEDASSDIRHREQLDLESFHLKAPPDPDKDDDSVHTATTEKKGRFPPLFSGIKHDIIDFLPQYVSDWKDAWNYRVIPSVVETYLNNLLPAIAFAQDMFDHTDNAFGVNEVLLSSGMAGVVFGVIGGQPLCIVGVTGPIAIFNYTVYDIIKPLGINYFGFMFWVCIWAMILHVILAITNMMCLLQFVTEFPCDVFGFFINVVYIQKGIDILTKQFTHEGEVDTASGFASIAVALLMTAFGVGGKLFNITPLFTHKLRTIISDYSTAASVVFWSGFTHFGGYLNDVKFRKLEISKAFDVTSITRSGWFAYHSIPVKYVFLALPFGLILTILFYFDHNVSSLMAQRRRYNLKKASTFHYDFLLLSFTTGVSGILGIPAPNGLIPQAPLHTESLLVRDSEGNIIRCVEQRFTNTVQGLMMLGTMTRPLLQCLGQIPQAVLSALFLTMGITGLHGNAIIKRVIWLVTDRKMRDKHDRLNTVPTKPLLIFTTIGVISGLIEFALTLSKAAIAFPVVLLITVLMSMSFKRWFKHDHLAILDGQVGEPHTMKNLQRVNL, from the coding sequence ATGATGGAAGACGCTAGCTCAGATATTAGACATAGAGAACAACTGGACTTAGAGTCGTTTCACCTTAAAGCTCCACCCGATCCAGATAAAGATGACGACAGTGTTCATACAGCGACAACTGAGAAGAAAGGACGCTTCCCGCCATTATTCAGTGGTATTAAACACGATATTATAGACTTTTTACCGCAATATGTATCTGATTGGAAAGATGCATGGAACTATCGTGTGATACCTTCAGTGGTCGAAACATATTTGAACAACCTGTTGCCAGCTATTGCATTTGCACAGGATATGTTCGACCATACCGATAATGCCTTTGGAGTAAATGAGGTTTTACTGTCCAGTGGGATGGCAGGGGTTGTATTTGGTGTTATTGGCGGACAGCCACTCTGTATTGTGGGTGTAACAGGCCCTATTGCTATTTTCAACTACACTGTTTACGATATCATCAAGCCGTTGGGAATCAACTACTTTGGGTTTATGTTTTGGGTATGCATCTGGGCTATGATTCTCCACGTAATTCTTGCTATTACGAACATGATGTGCCTCCTGCAGTTTGTTACGGAGTTTCCTTGTGACGTGTTTGGCTTTTTCATCAACGTAGTGTATATCCAGAAGGGCATCGATATACTTACAAAACAATTTACCCACGAGGGAGAAGTCGATACTGCATCGGGATTTGCAAGCATAGCAGTGGCGCTACTTATGACCGCTTTCGGCGTCGGAGGCAAGCTGTTCAATATTACGCCCTTATTTACACATAAGCTTAGGACGATAATATCTGATTACAGTACCGCGGCATCTGTTGTGTTCTGGTCCGGCTTCACGCACTTTGGTGGATACCTTAATGACGTGAAGTTCCGTAAACTGGAAATTAGCAAGGCATTCGATGTAACATCGATAACCCGCTCAGGCTGGTTTGCGTACCATAGCATACCGGTTAAGTACGTATTTCTCGCATTGCCATTTGGCCTGATTCTCACAATCCTATTTTATTTCGATCACAATGTGTCGTCCCTTATGGCCCAGCGCCGCAGATACAATCTCAAAAAGGCGTCCACCTTTCACTACGATTTTTTGCTTCTAAGCTTCACAACTGGTGTTAGCGGTATTCTTGGTATACCAGCTCCCAACGGCCTTATACCACAAGCACCGCTTCACACAGAATCCTTGCTTGTGCGTGATTCCGAAGGTAATATCATCCGTTGTGTTGAGCAAAGATTTACTAACACAGTCCAAGGTCTTATGATGCTAGGGACAATGACCAGGCCACTTCTGCAATGTCTTGGCCAAATACCACAGGCTGTCCTTAGTGCTTTGTTTCTCACAATGGGAATAACGGGTCTGCATGGTAACGCAATCATTAAAAGAGTCATATGGCTAGTGACTGATCGTAAAATGAGAGATAAACATGATAGACTAAACACTGTTCCAACAAAGCCATTATTGATCTTTACGACCATTGGTGTAATCTCCGGCCTTATAGAATTTGCTCTTACGCTGTCTAAAGCAGCGATAGCGTTCCCCGTTGTCTTGCTTATAACAGTGCTAATGAGTATGAGCTTCAAAAGATGGTTTAAACACGATCACCTTGCTATACTGGATGGTCAAGTAGGCGAACCACACACAATGAAGAATCTACAGCGCGTTAATTTGTAA
- a CDS encoding cyclin family protein (Syntenic homolog of Eremothecium cymbalariae Ecym_1082; not in Ashbya gossypii; not in Saccharomyces cerevisiae) — MNSLGMLAPGSLRHVNERPLGPLPRNHNRTELLARSHNEKRACLESLRDYGEELHKSLTSAAFKDLPDPDMMSTQPEIRWYMRPHLIDFLIQLHSFFKLEQETLFLACTVCDRYLSKRIVYEKHYQLTVATSLWIAAKYEDKKAATPSLQELVMMCGELYDKSLFLQMERHILATLGWEVIGPLNMQTCLDSCIESQPFVASGNEIPKSLVSIASYLCEISLYDKNYLYLSSGIKVTSAVLLASKICNDDRFTTYLSQRLADVAVNSPNQAFYDFPLTPDDLNYYHSPGFHNLPFLQFTNSTIEDIRMCSLLYLKDLYKQSRIPNSFVAAAKKYRASFVSVYLDQFTSRYQKLFINLFKLVEMEETQVDNSVIAQLSVTKTQLIDYLIGLTNVGSNSESLSTFDEGAEKFKRFSCMAEIGYSAVSVENSPDFTGNPADFPTRCQWAAPGRQRSSSACLSPSSSASTSWSSVFSGGVNNNSALFPGTGDISSPFQHNHKNNLTLSSALPEGSSSGINTIRSYTQNDSNLH, encoded by the coding sequence ATGAACAGTCTTGGTATGTTGGCGCCCGGTTCACTTCGCCACGTCAATGAGAGGCCATTGGGTCCTCTCCCACGTAACCATAATAGGACGGAGCTGCTCGCACGTTCTCATAACGAGAAGCGAGCATGCTTGGAATCGCTTCGAGACTATGGTGAAGAGTTGCACAAGTCATTGACGAGTGCCGCTTTCAAAGACCTGCCCGACCCTGACATGATGAGTACACAGCCGGAAATCCGGTGGTACATGAGGCCGCACCTGATTGACTTCCTAATTCAGCTGCACTCCTTTTTTAAGCTAGAACAGGAGACGTTATTTTTGGCTTGCACAGTGTGTGACAGATATCTGTCTAAGCGAATAGTATACGAGAAGCACTACCAATTGACAGTCGCAACTTCACTTTGGATAGCTGCAAAGTATGAGGATAAGAAGGCCGCAACTCCAAGTTTGCAAGAGTTGGTGATGATGTGCGGTGAGTTATATGATAAGTCTCTATTTTTGCAAATGGAGCGGCACATCTTGGCTACGTTAGGATGGGAAGTTATAGGACCATTAAATATGCAAACATGTTTGGATTCCTGTATCGAATCACAGCCATTCGTAGCCTCAGGTAATGAAATACCCAAGTCTCTAGTAAGTATAGCCTCATATCTATGTGAGATATCGCTATATGACAAAAATTACCTCTACCTATCATCGGGAATTAAAGTAACGTCAGCGGTGCTGCTTGCATCTAAAATTTGTAATGATGACAGGTTCACCACTTACCTTTCACAGCGTTTAGCAGATGTCGCAGTTAACAGCCCAAATCAGGCATTTTACGACTTTCCATTGACACCTGATGACTTAAACTACTACCATTCGCCAGGTTTTCATAATTTACCGTTCTTACAGTTTACCAACAGCACAATAGAAGACATTAGAATGTGTTCATTACTATATCTTAAGGATCTTTACAAGCAGAGTCGAATTCCTAATAGTTTTGTCGCAGCAGCTAAGAAGTATAGGGCTTCTTTCGTTTCTGTTTATTTAGACCAGTTCACTTCAAGATACCAGAAGTTGTTCATTAATTTATTCAAGCTAGTTGAGATGGAGGAGACCCAGGTGGATAATTCCGTTATTGCCCAACTATCTGTTACTAAAACGCAACTGATCGATTACTTGATAGGTTTGACCAATGTGGGTTCCAACAGTGAGAGTTTATCTACTTTCGATGAAGGTGCTGAAAAATTCAAAAGATTCTCATGTATGGCAGAAATAGGCTATAGTGCTGTTTCTGTTGAGAATTCCCCAGATTTTACTGGTAATCCTGCTGACTTCCCTACTAGATGCCAATGGGCGGCACCTGGAAGACAAAGATCTTCTTCCGCGTGTCTTTCTCCATCCTCTTCTGCTTCTACATCATGGAGCTCCGTATTCAGTGGTGGGGTGAACAATAATTCAGCACTGTTCCCTGGCACTGGCGACATCTCTTCACCTTTTCAGCATAATCACAAAAACAATTTGACGCTAAGTTCAGCGTTGCCAGAGGGCTCCTCGTCGGGAATTAATACCATACGCAGTTATACTCAAAATGATTCTAATCTGCATTAG
- the SLP1 gene encoding Slp1p (Syntenic homolog of Ashbya gossypii AFR673C; Non-syntenic homolog of Saccharomyces cerevisiae YOR154W (SLP1)) has product MRFTSATSITLSIKLLLTIYTNFAQAEEYKHLTSDVVQNVMLTNDIVQSTPEPSANNEPTKIEDEILVNTIASKLDLRSNSESPSFRSSTIDDVTAQMISIRAADEVLNEDAGENTIMSVEEDWKPREPSNEDNAEKGYQKVSNNSSEKLITTAASTISTPVHMDKLPSTSQIVAMERQPEEALADDEPELNNDNEFLPFAEWKKLKLNEKQRDLHNEKHLRTMQMLDYNKLESFGDDMEIDVRIFTSLEDDEPEGKVYHEKFNFASLDCAASIVKTNSEAQGASSILYENKDKYLLNPCSAPSKFVVIELCQDILVEDIHVANYEFFSSTFKRLRFSVSDRFPVPKNGWKILGEFEAENSRDLQKFKIANPMIWARYLRVEILEHYGKNFYCPISVVRAHGKTMMDEFKMTKSTDIDVATGELECESVSNINILNSSDLCDANTYPEYFDGNKPLIFSNRKMTGELFWGELQSQCRAALPPLRFEEFIKDFNAKDTSKQLKPVEFTPLSTEESIFKNIMKRISSLETNSTLSVLYIEEQSRLLSKSFSSLEKTHGRKFDSLVAAFNETMMANLESLNNFAKQLQESSLKLLEEQKLSNDQFTTMTIQRLDMMEKDARFQKRMMYLILFAFASLLMYILLTREAYVDEYMEDDGWYLDSPPLKKAKDKILKKAARAVSSPTIFGSFNAENSKREKYTEEWGIRTSTSRSGGSHIDNDNSDEYDREDYCSNISIRRGRTYSKLLAADEMEVDIDDFMSNSSDNFSVTYHGMDRAIDDDGIELSSRASSSDKESI; this is encoded by the coding sequence ATGAGATTTACTAGTGCAACTAGCATAACTTTATCCATAAAACTACTACTTACAATTTACACGAATTTTGCACAAGCTGAAGAATATAAACATCTAACGTCCGATGTGGTTCAGAATGTTATGCTAACAAATGATATTGTCCAAAGTACACCTGAACCAAGCGCCAATAATGAACCGACTAAgattgaagatgaaattTTGGTTAACACAATAGCCAGTAAATTAGACCTGCGATCAAATAGTGAATCACCGAGTTTCAGAAGTTCAACAATAGATGATGTAACAGCCCAAATGATTAGTATTAGGGCTGCTGATGAGGTTTTAAATGAGGACGCTGGTGAAAACACGATTATGTCAGTTGAGGAGGATTGGAAACCCCGTGAACCTAGTAATGAAGATAATGCCGAAAAGGGCTACCAGAAAGTGAGTAATAATAGCTCTGAGAAGCTAATAACGACAGCAGCATCAACGATTTCAACACCAGTGCATATGGACAAATTGCCGTCCACATCTCAGATTGTGGCGATGGAGAGACAGCCAGAAGAAGCCCTTGCGGACGATGAACCTGAACTAAATAATGACAATGAGTTTCTCCCATTTGCAGAGTGGAAGAAGTTAAAGCTTAATGAGAAGCAGCGAGATTTGCATAATGAGAAGCATTTGCGTACTATGCAAATGCTGGACTATAACAAGTTAGAAAGTTTTGGCGACGACATGGAAATAGATGTTCGAATTTTTACCTCGTTGGAGGATGATGAACCAGAGGGAAAGGTGTATCATGAGAAGTTTAATTTTGCTTCGCTGGATTGCGCTGCATCGATTGTGAAAACGAATTCAGAAGCTCAGGGAGCGTCATCAATATTGTACGAAAACAAAGACAAGTACTTATTAAACCCTTGCTCTGCTCCTAGTAAGTTTGTGGTGATTGAATTATGTCAAGACATATTGGTAGAGGATATCCATGTTGCAAACTACGAGTTTTTCTCTTCCACATTCAAGAGGTTACGTTTTTCTGTTTCTGACAGGTTCCCAGTTCCTAAAAATGGATGGAAAATATTGGGCGAGTTTGAAGCTGAGAATAGCAGAGATTTGCAGAAGTTCAAAATTGCCAATCCGATGATTTGGGCTCGTTACTTAAGGGTTGAAATACTTGAGCACTATGGTAAAAACTTCTATTGTCCAATCTCGGTTGTACGTGCTCATGGAAAAACTATGATGGATGAGTTTAAAATGACAAAAAGTACCGATATAGATGTTGCTACAGGAGAACTAGAATGCGAATCGGTTTCTAATATCAACATCCTCAATTCCTCCGACCTTTGTGACGCAAACACATATCCAGAATACTTTGATGGAAACAAGCCATTGATATTTTCTAACAGGAAAATGACTGGGGAGCTCTTTTGGGGTGAATTGCAATCTCAATGCCGAGCGGCATTACCGCCTTTACGATTTGAAGAGTTTATTAAGGATTTTAATGCAAAAGACACTTCAAAGCAATTAAAGCCTGTAGAATTTACCCCTCTGTCAACGGAAGAATccatttttaaaaatattatgAAAAGGATATCCTCACTTGAAACAAACTCTACATTATCGGTGCTGTATATTGAAGAACAAAGTAGGCTTTTATCCAAATCATTTTCGTCGTTGGAGAAAACACATGGCAGGAAATTTGACTCCTTGGTTGCAGCGTTCAACGAAACTATGATGGCTAACCTTGAGTCGTTGAATAACTTTGCTAAGCAGCTACAAGAGTCGTCGTTAAAGCTTCTGGAAGAGCAAAAACTTTCAAACGATCAGTTTACGACGATGACAATTCAACGGCTAGACATGATGGAGAAAGATGCGAGATTCCAGAAAAGGATGATGTATCTAATTTTATTTGCTTTTGCATCGCTGTTGATGTACATATTACTGACAAGGGAGGCATATGTTGACGAATATATGGAGGATGACGGCTGGTATTTAGATTCTCCTCCATTGAAGAAAGCCAAGGAtaaaatattaaagaaagCCGCGCGGGCTGTGTCTTCGCCTACCATTTTTGGAAGCTTCAACGCCGAAAACTCTAAACGGGAAAAATATACGGAAGAATGGGGTATAAGAACTTCTACATCTAGATCCGGAGGCTCTCATATTGATAACGATAATAGCGACGAATATGATCGTGAGGATTACTGTTCAAACATATCTATACGAAGAGGCCGAACTTATTCGAAGCTGCTAGCCGCAGATGAGATGGAAGTGGATATTGACGATTTCATGAGCAATTCAAGCGATAATTTTTCAGTTACATATCATGGAATGGATAGAGCcattgatgatgatggGATAGAATTATCTTCACGTGCGTCCAGCAGTGACAAAGAGAGCATATAG
- the TAF2 gene encoding transcription initiation factor TFIID subunit TAF2 (Syntenic homolog of Ashbya gossypii AFR674C; Syntenic homolog of Saccharomyces cerevisiae YCR042C (TAF2)): MVHIKSTPRQTAPLPSVHTGPLFKVAHQRISIDVDLSKHSIVGFTEIIIIPLVQQLDYVQFDCKNMKIKDVIVENRRIEHYVHSDPYKRYSDMYCNVTQNVLQSHNGIEQSHLLRSKFGDFTEFPDDSANSQLLIKIPPSIKITLQDTASLANYTPITPSIRTPAQESIFSPITIRIDYELDHPNSGIHFDTSSSEQQYWNCYTCNTEWNSSVSHWLPCVDSLDEKCTYELEISVPKTVREIGTSKVIGAQLTRKRKLRSREYNEDEDEDEELEQDEEDNEDSPLDRDMVVVCSEFATTKESAHPTDMAKKVVTFQIFNPVAAHHIGWAVGSFDVWNLPPLHTSEEQDDEQEDQGISLPARDDGDVVSIQIYTLPTPDVNERIVLNTTLVCQHILDFYSKEFGSYPFSSYAVLFLPTVPDNTMDFASLTICNTRLLYPPELIDPMFTTMNQLCWALATQWSGVNITPLELNDMWCCIGMAGYMTFQFIKKLMGANEFKYRLKLASEATVAQDWERPPMARTFDNASYPVSSISRDVEFIKLKAPMVLYILDRRMTKTERSFGMSRVLPKIYLQAMSGDLSNNSLSTAHFQYVCERVNRSKLEPFFSQWVFGSGVPIFRITQRFNKKRMVVEMGIRQVQLQELGQGNIIGHNGFHTSAMNYLCHPDKQLTQVFTGSMTIRIHEADGTPYEHIVELKDVFTKLDIQYNTKYKRLKRRRKVNKPLKADVKDTGSLEPYNKEDEIKATGNDDDNEDIVLVNCLGDTLVSREDCQKWNLTDSTITGEDDDSQQQSEAFEWIRVDADFEWICKVYINQPDYMFVSQLQQDRDVEAQIESVRFFEDVVASSNINSQVYSSILTRAVMDDRYFYGVRLEACRALSKFVLKREEPNQFCGGPKHLISIFKHYFCYEDSDIQKNNDFSDIPRYLLRCAIPRYLSHSRNDEGKCPAFVKTFLLDLLRYNDNGDNPYDDVKYIVSLINSVVDCTLDDKEDKDFIDQLVKELQRFEHLDQWLPSYQLLITKAILRQYLRLAAEGMYKFEDTTKILEFTITDHVNQEIENVMHRREGLQDLCLTACNILLVISGIKNKEILKYFFENLCFNPDPYIRTKLVDVLIDAMNFIAAKGSIDDLNDDIEEILSYINPGSFLNEPGSTILIDDFTGEGNSRREMLLRSNTRGMISLVRSKFENYIPLKKIIWDVLHSPLISVYQRKRLFDLSRVIYRLEDSFRVKLPSPREKILVAKVLGSGKVVIKRESKFKVHLAPKGASANAESVAPKATAVQRKAAHTQNEKTVAPATKSQPTDPAAPRIRLNLSKTGKSANTSVAATPETGDVASVVANKPTDISSAANSTSNTPAAALPTGRAGRNSTVGRSLPKGRAQKGSVVKLGSLPLRYVKITLDKKRVDLSAVPFNNNVTVVKANLRTCLIKIRVPPDRIKVKKD; this comes from the coding sequence ATGGTCCATATTAAGTCTACGCCCAGGCAGACTGCTCCTCTGCCTTCGGTCCACACAGGACCTCTTTTTAAAGTTGCGCACCAGCGAATCTCAATAGATGTTGATTTATCGAAGCATTCTATTGTAGGCTTTACAGAGATAATTATAATTCCATTAGTGCAGCAACTAGATTATGTCCAATTTGACTGTAAAAACATGAAGATTAAGGATGTTATTGTTGAGAATAGGCGTATTGAGCATTATGTTCATAGTGACCCATACAAACGGTATTCCGATATGTATTGTAACGTGACGCAGAATGTTCTTCAATCGCATAATGGCATTGAGCAATCGCACTTACTGCGGTCTAAGTTTGGCGATTTTACAGAGTTTCCTGATGATAGTGCAAATTCACAACTACTTATTAAGATTCCTCCTTCGATTAAGATCACACTGCAGGATACTGCATCCTTGGCGAACTACACCCCTATAACCCCTTCCATTCGGACGCCCGCACAGGAGTCGATTTTCAGTCCCATAACTATTCGAATTGATTATGAACTCGACCATCCAAATTCCGGTATTCATTTCGACACATCGTCCAGTGAGCAGCAATACTGGAACTGCTATACTTGCAATACAGAGTGGAACTCCTCTGTCTCACATTGGCTACCCTGTGTAGATAGCTTAGACGAAAAGTGTACTTACGAGTTGGAAATAAGTGTCCCTAAGACTGTGCGTGAGATAGGGACAAGCAAGGTCATTGGTGCGCAGCTTACAAGGAAACGTAAGTTGCGCAGCCGCGAATATAATGAAGACGAAgacgaagacgaagaaCTAGAACaggatgaagaagataacGAAGATTCTCCTCTGGACCGTGATATGGTTGTTGTGTGTTCAGAATTTGCTACAACGAAGGAGTCAGCGCATCCCACAGACATGGCTAAAAAGGTGGTAACGTTTCAAATTTTTAACCCAGTAGCAGCTCACCATATCGGCTGGGCCGTTGGTTCTTTCGATGTTTGGAACTTACCGCCATTGCATACATCGGAAGAACAGGATGATGAGCAGGAAGATCAAGGCATCTCTTTACCTGCCCGTGATGATGGGGACGTTGTTTCAATCCAAATCTATACTCTACCTACTCCAGATGTAAATGAACGCATTGTTTTAAACACCACATTGGTTTGTCAGCATATTTTAGACTTTTACTCCAAAGAATTTGGGTCTTATCCATTCTCTTCATATGCAGTGTTGTTCTTACCAACCGTTCCGGATAATACTATGGACTTTGCAAGTTTGACAATTTGTAATACAAGACTGCTATATCCTCCAGAACTTATAGATCCTATGTTTACAACGATGAACCAACTCTGTTGGGCATTAGCCACCCAATGGTCAGGCGTTAATATTACTCCACTTGAACTGAATGATATGTGGTGTTGCATAGGAATGGCTGGTTATATGACATTCCAATTCATTAAAAAGCTGATGGGGGCTAATGAATTTAAATATCGCTTAAAACTTGCTTCAGAAGCAACAGTTGCGCAAGACTGGGAAAGGCCGCCAATGGCAAGAACTTTTGACAATGCATCATACCCCGTCTCCAGTATTTCTCGCGATGTAGAATTTATTAAATTGAAGGCCCCAATGGTTTTATACATTTTGGACAGAAGGATGACTAAAACAGAAAGATCATTTGGAATGTCGAGGGTATTACCTAAAATTTACCTACAAGCAATGTCTGGGGACTTATCCAATAACTCTCTCTCAACAGCCCACTTCCAATATGTATGTGAGCGTGTAAATCGGAGCAAATTAGAGCCGTTTTTCTCCCAATGGGTGTTTGGTTCTGGTGTTCCCATCTTCCGTATAACACAGCGATTCAATAAAAAAAGGATGGTAGTCGAGATGGGTATCAGGCAAGTACAGCTCCAAGAACTTGGCCAGGGGAACATAATAGGCCACAATGGTTTTCACACTAGTGCTATGAATTATTTATGCCATCCTGATAAGCAGCTAACACAGGTTTTTACCGGCTCTATGACTATAAGAATTCACGAAGCTGACGGTACTCCTTATGAACATATCGTCGAATTAAAGGATGTGTTTACAAAATTAGACATTCAATACAACACCAAGTATAAAAGGTTAAAAAGAAGGCGTAAAGTTAATAAACCATTAAAGGCAGACGTAAAAGATACTGGTTCTTTAGAACCATATAACAAGGAGGATGAAATTAAGGCTACAGGAAATGATGACGATAATGAGGACATTGTTTTAGTAAACTGCTTGGGCGACACTTTGGTTTCGAGGGAAGACTGTCAAAAATGGAATTTAACTGACTCTACTATAACAGGTGAAGACGACGATTCGCAACAGCAAAGCGAAGCATTTGAATGGATTAGGGTTGACGCTGACTTCGAATGGATTTGCAAAGTTTACATCAATCAACCTGATTATATGTTTGTTTCACAATTACAACAAGATCGAGATGTAGAGGCGCAAATTGAAAGTGTGAGATTTTTTGAAGATGTGGTAGCAAGCAGCAATATCAACTCTCAGGTATATTCCTCTATTTTAACCCGGGCTGTCATGGATGATAGGTATTTCTATGGTGTTAGGTTGGAGGCATGTCGCGCGTTGTCGAAGTTTGTTTTGAAGAGGGAAGAGCCAAACCAATTCTGTGGAGGGCCCAAGCACTTAATATCAATATTTAAACATTACTTCTGTTATGAGGATTCGGATATTCAAAAAAATAACGACTTTAGCGACATTCCAAGATATCTACTTCGCTGTGCAATCCCAAGGTATCTGTCTCATTCCCGTAACGACGAGGGCAAGTGTCCCGCCTTCGTCAAAACGTTTTTACTTGATCTTTTAAGGTATAACGATAATGGTGATAACCCCTACGACGATGTAAAGTATATTGTATCCTTGATTAATAGTGTTGTTGACTGTACTTTGGACGATAAAGAGGACAAAGATTTCATCGATCAGCTAGTCAAGGAATTGCAAAGATTTGAGCATTTAGACCAATGGCTTCCCTCTTATCAGTTGTTAATAACTAAGGCAATTCTGAGACAATATTTACGTTTGGCAGCAGAAGGGATGTATAAGTTTGAGGACACGACTAAGATATTAGAATTCACGATAACTGATCACGTAAATCAAGAAATTGAAAACGTTATGCACAGAAGAGAAGGACTACAGGATCTGTGCCTAACAGCTTGTAATATATTGCTTGTCATAAGTGGAATAAAAAATAAGGAAATCCTGAAGTACTTCTTTGAAAATCTGTGTTTCAACCCCGACCCTTACATACGAACAAAGTTGGTTGACGTTCTTATTGATGCCATGAACTTTATTGCAGCAAAAGGCAGCATTGATGATCTAAACGACGACATAGAAGAGATCTTATCTTACATCAATCCTGGGTCTTTTTTGAACGAACCCGGTTCCACTATTTTGATAGACGACTTTACCGGCGAGGGCAACAGTCGAAGAGAGATGTTACTCCGTTCTAACACTAGGGGCATGATCTCGTTGGTGAGATCCAAGTTTGAAAACTACATCCCACTTAAGAAGATTATATGGGATGTTTTACATTCTCCACTAATCAGTGTCTATCAAAGGAAAAGACTGTTCGACCTATCCAGGGTTATCTACAGACTAGAAGATTCCTTCAGGGTGAAACTCCCGTCTCCTAGAGAAAAAATCCTTGTTGCAAAAGTTCTAGGCAGCGGTAAGGTGGTAATAAAGAGAGAAAGTAAATTTAAGGTTCATCTGGCACCCAAAGGTGCAAGTGCTAACGCCGAAAGTGTTGCACCTAAAGCTACTGCAGTCCAACGAAAAGCAGCTCATACCCAAAATGAAAAAACTGTTGCACCTGCGACCAAGAGTCAACCAACAGATCCGGCTGCTCCCAGAATACGTCTAAACTTGTCCAAGACAGGAAAGAGTGCAAATACATCAGTCGCTGCAACTCCGGAGACCGGTGATGTTGCATCTGTTGTCGCCAACAAACCCACGGATATAAGTTCAGCCGCTAACAGTACTTCAAACACACCTGCGGCCGCTCTACCAACAGGAAGAGCTGGTAGGAATAGCACCGTTGGAAGATCATTGCCAAAGGGTAGAGCACAGAAAGGATCGGTTGTTAAGTTGGGTTCGTTACCTTTGAGGTACGTAAAAATTACTCTCGATAAAAAGCGCGTTGATTTGTCAGCTGTACCTTTTAACAACAATGTTACAGTTGTTAAGGCCAATCTGAGGACATGTTTGATCAAGATAAGGGTACCGCCGGATAGGATAAAGGTGAAGAAGGACTAG